From a region of the Streptacidiphilus albus JL83 genome:
- a CDS encoding NADP-dependent succinic semialdehyde dehydrogenase, with protein MPIATIDPTTGKTLETFEPLDAAGVEGCLTRAATAFEAHRTSTFEERAALLRAAAGHLSLQREAVARTVTTEMGKPLRQALAEVDKCVKAMNWYAGRAAGLLADETPEPADVADAGAVRAVVRYRPLGPVLAVMPWNFPLWQVIRFAAPALMAGNVALLKHASNVPQTALLLEDVFTRAGYPRGCFQTLLIGSGAVEGVIRDPRVAAVTLTGSEAAGRSVAAIAGDEVKKTVLELGGSDPFLVLPSADVARAAQVAVTARVQNNGQSCIAAKRFIVHRDVHDAFAAAFVARMAALRVGDPAEEGVEVGPLATEGGRADLEELVDDAVRRGATVECGGRRPVDRPDGWFYEPTVLTGITPEMRIHREECFGPVATLYRVEDLAGALALANDTPFGLSSNAWTRDPEEQRLIARDLQAGGVFFNGMTASHPALPFGGVKRSGYGRELSAEGIREFCNITTLWYGAES; from the coding sequence GTGCCCATCGCGACGATCGACCCGACCACCGGGAAGACCCTGGAGACCTTCGAGCCGCTGGACGCCGCCGGGGTCGAGGGCTGCCTCACCCGTGCCGCGACCGCCTTCGAAGCCCACCGGACCTCGACCTTCGAGGAGCGGGCGGCGCTGCTCCGGGCCGCGGCCGGACACCTGTCGCTCCAGCGCGAGGCCGTGGCCAGGACCGTCACCACCGAGATGGGCAAGCCGCTGCGGCAGGCCCTGGCCGAGGTCGACAAGTGCGTCAAGGCGATGAACTGGTACGCCGGCCGGGCGGCCGGGCTGCTCGCCGACGAGACCCCGGAGCCGGCCGACGTCGCCGACGCGGGCGCGGTCCGGGCCGTGGTCCGGTACCGGCCGCTCGGGCCGGTGCTGGCGGTCATGCCCTGGAACTTCCCGCTCTGGCAGGTGATCCGCTTCGCCGCGCCCGCCCTGATGGCCGGGAACGTCGCCCTGCTCAAGCACGCCTCGAACGTGCCGCAGACCGCCCTGCTGCTGGAGGACGTCTTCACCCGGGCGGGCTACCCGAGGGGCTGCTTCCAGACCCTGCTGATCGGCTCCGGCGCCGTCGAGGGCGTGATCCGGGACCCCCGTGTCGCGGCGGTGACGCTCACCGGCAGCGAGGCGGCCGGCCGCTCGGTCGCCGCGATCGCCGGGGACGAGGTGAAGAAGACGGTGCTGGAACTCGGCGGCAGCGACCCGTTCCTGGTGCTGCCCTCGGCGGACGTCGCCCGCGCGGCCCAGGTCGCGGTCACCGCCAGGGTGCAGAACAACGGCCAGTCCTGCATCGCGGCCAAGCGCTTCATCGTGCACCGGGACGTCCACGACGCCTTCGCCGCGGCCTTCGTCGCCCGGATGGCCGCGCTGCGGGTCGGCGACCCGGCCGAGGAGGGCGTGGAGGTCGGGCCGCTGGCCACCGAGGGCGGCCGGGCCGACCTGGAGGAGCTGGTGGACGACGCCGTGCGCCGGGGCGCCACGGTGGAGTGCGGGGGCCGCCGACCGGTGGATCGCCCGGACGGGTGGTTCTACGAGCCGACCGTGTTGACCGGGATCACCCCGGAGATGCGGATCCACCGGGAGGAGTGCTTCGGCCCGGTGGCCACCCTCTACCGGGTCGAGGACCTGGCCGGGGCCCTGGCGCTGGCCAATGACACGCCCTTCGGCCTCAGTTCGAACGCCTGGACCCGGGACCCCGAGGAGCAGCGCCTGATCGCCCGTGACCTGCAGGCGGGCGGCGTCTTCTTCAACGGGATGACGGCCTCGCACCCCGCGCTGCCGTTCGGCGGCGTCAAGCGCTCCGGCTACGGCCGGGAGCTCTCCGCCGAGGGGATCCGGGAGTTCTGCAACATCACCACCCTCTGGTACGGGGCCGAGAGTTAG
- a CDS encoding ATP-binding protein gives MVGAGASPAGRRAAPVLPWLLPAAVVVAAVAVAAAVVPAGSRTAAYLCGAAALVAVALLATEALRRGQELTRLRDRSAALERRLARQEVQTARLGEVLLPQAVARIQRGDFVEDVLRDAVADGPEGALGGAPDGEPDDVDVEGLPRFQDSQAAVLRSVLGAVAAEENLRESAQRAFVNIARRVQAIVHQQAQDLQEMEHRHGRNPEVFNDLLQLDHGFARVGRLADSMAVLGGTRPGRQWGNAVPLYNVLRGAMSRILDYQRVELHSVSEVAIVGPAVEPLIHALAELLDNATLYSPPQTRVHLTAVDVQAGIAVEIEDGGLGLSEEGRIRAERMLEEAQAGIDLNDLGETPRLGLAVVGRLARAHNFQVSLRPSAYRGVRAVLIVPPNLITTATAGRFPGLGASYGARVPVPEPRPLAERDGAADPGRSRPVPEPPVRRLWTEEDDEAPVIAGRTPGGLPQRRRRGSAAPAGAMGPGPGPRGGPGPGGAPSAAPEPPGMWLSAFHGAVNDPEPTPTGGRATYISDDSSDEVE, from the coding sequence ATGGTTGGTGCTGGAGCGTCACCCGCAGGGCGGCGAGCCGCCCCTGTGCTCCCCTGGCTGCTGCCGGCGGCCGTGGTGGTGGCCGCCGTCGCGGTGGCCGCGGCGGTGGTGCCGGCCGGATCGCGGACGGCGGCGTACCTCTGCGGCGCGGCGGCGCTGGTCGCGGTGGCCCTGCTGGCCACCGAGGCGTTACGCAGGGGGCAGGAGCTCACCCGGCTGCGCGACCGGAGCGCCGCGCTGGAACGTCGGCTGGCCCGGCAGGAGGTGCAGACCGCGCGGCTCGGCGAGGTCCTGCTGCCGCAGGCCGTCGCCCGGATCCAGCGGGGCGACTTCGTCGAGGACGTGCTCCGGGACGCCGTCGCCGACGGACCCGAGGGCGCGCTGGGAGGAGCGCCGGACGGAGAGCCGGACGACGTCGACGTCGAGGGGTTGCCCCGGTTCCAGGACTCGCAGGCGGCGGTGCTGCGCTCGGTGCTCGGCGCCGTGGCGGCCGAGGAGAACCTGCGCGAGTCCGCACAGCGCGCCTTCGTGAACATCGCCCGCCGGGTGCAGGCCATCGTCCACCAGCAGGCCCAGGACCTGCAGGAGATGGAGCACCGGCACGGCCGGAACCCGGAGGTCTTCAACGACCTGCTGCAGCTCGACCACGGCTTCGCCCGGGTCGGTCGGCTCGCCGACAGCATGGCGGTCCTCGGCGGCACCCGCCCGGGACGTCAGTGGGGCAATGCGGTGCCGCTGTACAACGTGCTGCGCGGGGCCATGTCGCGGATCCTCGACTACCAGCGGGTGGAACTGCACTCGGTGTCCGAGGTGGCCATCGTCGGCCCCGCCGTGGAGCCGCTGATCCACGCGCTCGCCGAGCTGCTCGACAACGCCACCCTGTACTCCCCGCCGCAGACCCGGGTGCACCTGACCGCCGTCGACGTCCAGGCCGGCATCGCCGTCGAGATCGAGGACGGTGGCCTGGGCCTGAGCGAGGAGGGGCGGATCCGGGCCGAGCGGATGCTGGAGGAGGCCCAGGCCGGGATCGACCTGAACGACCTCGGCGAGACGCCGAGGCTGGGCCTGGCCGTGGTCGGCCGACTCGCACGGGCCCACAACTTCCAGGTCTCGCTGCGGCCTTCGGCGTACCGGGGGGTGCGCGCGGTGCTGATCGTGCCGCCGAATCTGATCACCACGGCCACCGCCGGCCGGTTCCCGGGCCTCGGCGCCTCCTACGGCGCCAGGGTGCCGGTCCCGGAGCCCCGCCCCCTCGCCGAACGGGACGGCGCCGCCGACCCCGGCCGCTCGCGGCCGGTCCCGGAGCCGCCGGTGCGCCGGCTCTGGACGGAGGAGGACGACGAGGCCCCGGTGATCGCCGGAAGGACCCCGGGCGGGCTGCCGCAGCGCCGCCGCCGCGGTTCGGCGGCGCCGGCCGGCGCGATGGGCCCCGGGCCGGGCCCGCGCGGCGGCCCGGGCCCGGGCGGGGCGCCGTCCGCCGCCCCGGAGCCGCCGGGCATGTGGCTGTCGGCCTTCCACGGCGCGGTGAACGACCCGGAGCCGACGCCGACCGGGGGCAGGGCCACGTACATCAGTGACGACTCGTCGGACGAAGTGGAGTAG
- a CDS encoding roadblock/LC7 domain-containing protein: MGWMLKDLAVSVPQTRNIVVLSADGLRMAQYGTDLDTADRLAAACAGLQSLAAAVATELPHSDGQMRLVVIEMTGGFFYLMAAGARAYLAVLADEGVDAGLMGARMRDLVARIGEHLSTGPRVDEQPA; this comes from the coding sequence ATGGGCTGGATGCTCAAGGACCTGGCGGTCAGCGTCCCGCAGACCCGCAACATCGTGGTGCTGTCCGCCGACGGCCTGCGGATGGCCCAGTACGGCACGGACCTGGACACCGCCGACCGGCTGGCCGCCGCCTGTGCCGGACTGCAGAGCCTGGCGGCGGCCGTGGCCACCGAACTGCCGCACAGCGACGGGCAGATGCGGCTGGTCGTGATCGAGATGACCGGCGGCTTCTTCTACCTGATGGCGGCCGGGGCCCGGGCCTACCTCGCGGTCCTGGCCGACGAGGGGGTGGACGCCGGACTGATGGGCGCGCGGATGCGGGACCTGGTGGCCCGGATCGGCGAGCACCTGAGCACCGGTCCGCGCGTCGACGAGCAGCCCGCGTGA